A genomic segment from Epinephelus fuscoguttatus linkage group LG17, E.fuscoguttatus.final_Chr_v1 encodes:
- the satb1a gene encoding DNA-binding protein SATB1a gives MDALCNGAKKPEGSDPVVDPRPPPAKLARLEQNGAGPSAQERSCQGSPVAKNPCLAQKPTAVRPQSKSWHSRGSLLPVFCVVEHKETPQEGERREEHAEFVLVKRDLLFNQLIEMALLTLGYSHSSAAQAKGLIQVGRWNPVPLSCVTDAPDATVADMLQDVHHVITLKIQLHSCPKLEDLPPEQWSHSTVRNALKELLKDMNQSSLAKECPLSQSMISSIVNSTYYANVSAAKCHEFGRWYKHFKKTKCFKEIDSFSDPSTHITLTQQPIKSSPPDQSSTLFFSHGEVANICGRPPLGLRPPGLVTQPLSSQMVNQQLVMAQFLNQQYAVSRMLAGQGLSPSPQQYLNHPPVGRPPSAKVFSKAADSQGPQQGQCGPGGGPVAGPQTQTSAGSFVGPTDVPNDIYHCVREELKRAGISQAIFARVAFNRTQGLLSEILRKEEDPKHASQSLLVNLRAMYSFLQLPEAERERIYLEEKDRSLTGFTPSCNNTPPRSTQARLSPVTGDRGLRTDSCVLNVSASIYEEIQHEMKRAKVSQALFAKVAASKSQGWLCELLRWKEDPNPENRTLWENLCMIRRFLSLSQTERDAIYEQESCNTTAQQHCADRLTLLGNDNTLYQRNSPLPQQHHLQPHQPLQPEAGPHLSPRQPCAASPAESEAGGNWGHVRVCVQGRGSSNGERGDSKDWVEGGRGERSTLGGDWGCTGRLRENSTESKEQVRDGNVGEEGINEIIGDGKEEKEKLMMKWPGVKDEDPGRAGVCPEADNEVQGEGLRVSHEALGILQSFIQDVGLNPDEEAIHTLSAQLGLPKHTIRRFFNSQDHDRHQHESQSPKQSRDDQHGHTNLSLKDITAEAQEEEGDGRTETEQKEVEEEKQTGRSEASEITVLKESDVGTQTINAMKEEQES, from the exons ATGGACGCCCTGTGTAATGGAGCCAAGAAACCTGAGGGCAGTGATCCCGTTGTAGACCCCCGACCGCCTCCTGCCAAGCTGGCTCGACTGGAACAAAACGGAGCGGGACCCTCGGCCCAGGAGAGGAGCTGTCAGGGGAGTCCTGTGGCTAAAAACCCCTGCCTGGCCCAGAAACCCACCGCAGTGAGGCCACAGAGCAAGAGCTGGCACAGCAGAG GGAGCCTGCTGCCGGTGTTCTGTGTTGTGGAGCACAAGGAAACCCcccaggagggagagaggagagaagaacaTGCCGAGTTTGTGTTGGTCAAGAGAGATCTGCTGTTTAATCAGCTCATAGAGATGGCACTGTTGACACTGGGCTACTCACACAGCTCTGCCGCACAGGCCAAAG GTCTGATCCAGGTGGGCAGGTGGAACCCAGTGCCTCTGTCCTGTGTGACAGACGCTCCTGATGCCACCGTGGCTGATATGCTGCAGGATGTTCACCACGTTATCACCCTTAAAATACAGCTGCACAG CTGTCCCAAACTGGAGGACTTGCCACCTGAGCAGTGGAGTCACTCCACGGTGAGAAACGCTCTGAAGGAGCTCCTCAAGGACATGAACCAGAGCTCCCTGGCCAAGGAGTGCCCCCTGTCCCAG AGTATGATATCATCTATTGTAAATAGCACTTACTATGCAAATGTCTCAGCTGCCAAGTGTCACGAGTTTGGTCGATGGTACAAGCACTTCAAGAAGACCAAATGCTTCAAGG AGATTGACAGCTTCTCTGACCCGTCCACACATATCACCCTCAcccagcagccaatcaaaagTAGCCCGCCTGATCAAAGCTCCACCCTTTTCTTCTCTCATGGAGAAGTAGCCAACATATGTGGCCGTCCCCCGCTCGGCCTGCGCCCTCCCGGGTTGGTAACCCAGCCTCTCAGCTCTCAAATGGTCAACCAGCAGCTGGTGATGGCCCAGTTCCTCAACCAGCAATACGCTGTTAGCCGCATGCTAGCAGGCCAGGGTCTCTCACCATCCCCGCAGCAGTATCTCAACCACCCGCCTGTAGGGAGACCTCCTTCTGCCAAGGTCTTCTCGAAAGCTGCTGATTCCCAAGGCCCGCAGCAGGGACAGTGTGGCCCAGGGGGAGGCCCTGTGGCCGGGCCGCAAACACAGACATCGGCTGGGTCTTTTGTGGGGCCAACAGACGTGCCAAATGACATCTACCACTGTGTGAGGGAGGAACTAAAGAGAGCAGGCATCTCCCAAGCCATCTTTGCGCGGGTGGCCTTTAATAGGACGCAG GGCCTGCTGTCGGAGATTCTGCGGAAGGAGGAGGACCCTAAACACgcctctcagtctctgctggtCAACCTGCGGGCCATGTACAGCTTCCTGCAGCTGCCCGAGGCCGAGAGGGAGCGCATCTACCTGGAGGAGAAAGACAGAAGCCTGACTGGTTTCACCCCAAGCTGCAATAACACGCCACCAAGATCCACACAG GCACGACTGTCCCCAGTTACAGGAGACAGAGGGCTGAGGACGGACAGTTGTGTTCTCAACGTCAGCGCCTCTATCTACGAGGAGATACAGCACGAGATGAAGAGAGCCAAGGTGTCGCAGGCTCTGTTTGCAAAGGTGGCCGCCTCCAAGAGTCAG GGCTGGCTGTGTGAGCTGCTGCGTTGGAAGGAGGATCCCAACCCAGAGAACCGGACCCTGTGGGAGAATCTGTGCATGATCCGCCGCTTCCTCAGCCTGTCCCAGACTGAGCGAGATGCCATCTACGAACAGGAAAGCTGCAACACGACGGCACAGCAGCACTGCGCTGACAGGCTGACACTGCTCGGCAATGACAATACACTG TACCAACGCAACTCTCCTCTGCCACAGCAACACCATCTTCAACCCCATCAACCCCTGCAGCCCGAGGCAGGACCTCACCTGTCTCCACGGCAACCGTGTGCTGCATCACCGGCCGAGTCCGAGGCTGGGGGCAACTGGGGgcatgtgagagtgtgtgtgcagggccGAGGCAGTAGCAATGGTGAGAGAGGGGACAGTAAGGACTGGGTTGAGGGGGGGCGGGGAGAGAGGAGCACTTTGGGAGGTGACTGGGGTTGCACTGGCAGGTTGAGGGAGAATAGTACAGAAAGCAAGGAGCAGGTGAGGGATGGAAATGTGGGTGAGGAAGGGATTAATGAGATCATTGGAGATGGCAAAGAGGAGAAGGAAAAGCTCATGATGAAGTGGCCAGGCGTGAAGGATGAGGATCCAGGCAGGGCTGGGGTTTGTCCAGAGGCAGATAATGAGGTCCAAGGTGAGGGGTTAAGAGTGTCCCACGAAGCACTGGGAATCTTGCAGAGCTTCATTCAGGACGTGGGCCTCAACCCAGACGAGGAGGCCATCCACACCCTGTCGGCTCAGCTGGGCCTGCCCAAGCACACCATCCGAAGATTCTTCAACAGCCAGGACCACGACCGGCATCAACACGAGAGCCAGAGCCCAAAACAGAGTCGAGACGACCAGCACGGCCACACAAACCTCTCCCTGAAAGACATAACTGCAGAGGCACAAGAGGAGGAAGGTGATGGAAGGACTGAAACTGAGcaaaaggaggtggaggaggagaagcaaaCAGGGAGAAGTGAAGCGAGCGAGATCACTGTTTTGAAAGAATCGGATGTTGGCACTCAAACTATTAACGCTATgaaagaggagcaggagagcTAA